A window from Musa acuminata AAA Group cultivar baxijiao chromosome BXJ3-10, Cavendish_Baxijiao_AAA, whole genome shotgun sequence encodes these proteins:
- the LOC104000793 gene encoding uncharacterized protein LOC104000793, with the protein MERTSSIELEPRTLTYAELQNAREAAMLILSSKSLEEAIKIFTEGVKPVPCIKDKTYINRVDNDDEEEEEDDDEMMDYLGMEQTYRPSF; encoded by the exons ATGGAGAGGACATCTTCCATCGAGTTAGAGCCTCGAACTCTCACGTACGCTGAGCTCCAGAATGCGAGG GAGGCAGCAATGTTGATACTGAGCAGCAAGTCCTTAGAAGAAGCCATTAAGATCTTCACAGAG GGTGTAAAACCAGTGCCGTGCATAAAAGACAAAACTTACATCAATCGCGTAGATAACGatgacgaggaggaagaagaggacgacGACGAGATGATGGATTACCTTGGAATGGAGCAAACGTATCGGCCATCGTTTTAG